The following coding sequences lie in one Seriola aureovittata isolate HTS-2021-v1 ecotype China chromosome 5, ASM2101889v1, whole genome shotgun sequence genomic window:
- the snapc4 gene encoding snRNA-activating protein complex subunit 4 isoform X3: MSVSLSEERDRIQRQVEELEQSLSVTHNELELLSSETGDESGSDDTEDESAGGLLAQRDKIQKEIQNLEDVLGPHSPLCVSDDDDDDDDDDDDDDDSSDESDLGLPLSVDSCLQMNLVYQQVVQETLDQLEKLLTHNHRQQKELVSQLSGPIKEPSREQPAPSSYQQPITMYLGRFLKPYFKDKLTGLGPPANQETKEKTSRMTGCLDDRKLKMKRWESWQKTLLIHSVTRDSLRRQIQPKLSKVDYLSQKLSSAGETDRQQLREQIDSLERDIDLLRGKKEEELIGDRYEEHDWPKISNIDFEGTREAEDIRRFWQNFLHPSISKTPWSQEEVQQLKEVSRRHEERHWETIAQELGTGRTAFMCLQTFQRFVSDSLRHSSWTPAEDDLLRELVDKMRIGNFVPYTQMSYFMEGRDPAQLIYRWNQVLDPSLKKGLWSKEEDELLLQAVFRHRAKNWWKIRLEVPGRTDSACRDRYYDCLKAGTKRGAFDKQERELLLQLVDKHGVGRWAKIAAEIPHRYDAQCLREWRKLSRPRPPAAQKTKRAKKPRRRRAKKKGSPVRRRIRRKLMKIKEEESSEEEREELVVPYMDSDEEEEKKKKKKVKRVEVKEKEYILPPIQDWIPAETAQQVNFLSFRPVVLPSSGDTPPGEPVRSTILGQFGRSVIVGPNPRELQWEERHSSSTMMMVSADQLRAHLYRQVNKCNDQSCRSRGKRQTVRKKHAGRVTDTALNYELQAAVIPWIGNLLIPSKTRLTAADTLRERGEKTRLPSTPIFLLLLQTMNVDTVGCKDMIEQRRNRVVLLNPPAVRMKDPKTIAGMLQRRRLTTEQLMELAPPTSSSTSQHSPAAFHSDHDYFFFNPSPTPKQPSDPALDMPLKVQCRRRKRGRGEEQDGVTSSQGDQCAGRTGDPGGGACTRMTGDPVGGARTGEIQEGKRVRKLSQKARALQDAEAEAQKKTKRRTSSPHTETKAEAQKKTKRRTSSSPCKKRHCASRSKQEVVQVDSQPPGLRLLPGQSMWVMTPGGLVQLAEAPPQGLQLVLVPGPPHLHPPPPGNILSCPVAMPPLQLIPMPGLSQPLPLLPPPTCPSKTLPPTFVLQPVPNPNSSPLPFCPPQRPPKLCLPYNSTVRVDPAEPPPLRREALQFDPSLMSLEPPPAVRDWLSGRGGVVVPGVGVALPYLPPFVSSLSTLSALLRAKRSLTSSSLELLSRGSEPRHPQTTPRPDGATETSSSPPPDLPDSTSDLRAAGDPPAPSVTSDLLQEKEEEEQEEDKAEFVIAVRQLVTERFSGNPAYQLLKARFLSCFTVPALLATIQPIKEKTVARPASQEEEEQEEEDEKEAEAELKKIKERGRQRRAERSLLLCDGSGAPANHFSGIINTSTPPPDQTRPDR; the protein is encoded by the exons atgtctgtgtctctgtcagaagagagagacaggatcCAGCGACAGGTGGAGGAGCTGGAACAGAGTCTGTCTGTAACACACAATGAACTGGAGCTGCTGAGCAGTGAGACAG GTGATGAATCAGGAAGTGATGACACAGAGGATGAG TCTGCAGGAGGTCTGTTGGCTCAGAGAGACAAGATCCAGAAGGAGATCCAGAACCTGGAGGACGTCCTCGGTCCACACAGTCCACTCTGTGTATCag atgatgatgatgatgatgatgatgatgatgatgatgatgatgatagcaGTGATGAg agtGACCTGGGGCTGCCTCTTTCTGTGGACTCCTGTCTTCAGATGAACCTGGTCTACCAGCAGGTGGTTCAGGAGACCCTGGACCAGCTGGAGAaactactgacacacaaccacagacaaCAG AAGGAGCTGGTGTCTCAGCTGTCTGGACCAATCAAAGAGCCTTCCAGAGAACAGCCCGCCCCCTCCTCCTACCAGCAGCCAATCACCATGTACCTAGGTCGCTTCCTAAAACCGTACttcaaggacaaactgacaGGACTG GGTcctccagccaatcaggagacAAAGGAGAAGACCAGCAGAATGACAGGATGTTTGGATGACAGGAAGCTGAAAATGAAACGAT GGGAGAGCTGGCAGAAAACCCTGCTGATCCACTCGGTGACCAGAGACAGTCTGAGGAGACAGATCCAACCCAAACTCTCCAA gGTGGACTACCTGAGTCAGAAGCTGTCCTCAGCaggggagacagacaggcagcagctcagagagcaAATAGACAGTTTGGAGAGAGACATCGACCTGCTCAG agggaagaaggaggaggagctgattGGTGATCGATATGAAGAACACGATTGGCCGAAAATCTCCAACAttgat TTTGAAGGGACGAGGGAGGCGGAGGATATCCGTCGTTTCTGGCAGAACTTCCTCCACCCTTCCATCAGTAAGACTCCGTGGAGTCAGGAGGaggtgcagcagctgaaggaggtCAGCAGGAGACACGAGGAGAGACACTGGGAGACCATCGCTCAGGAGctgggg acGGGGAGGACAGCCTTCATGTGTCTTCAGACGTTCCAACGTTTTGTCTCCGACTCGTTGAGACACAGCAGTTGGACTCCGGCTGAAGACGATCTGCTCAGAGAGCTGGTGGACAAGATGAGGATCGGAAACTTCGTCCCCTACACGCAGA tgagTTACTTCATGGAGGGTCGTGACCCTGCTCAGCTGATCTACAGGTGGAACCAGGTGTTGGACCCAAGTCTGAAGAAAGGCTTGTGGagcaaagaggaggatgag ctccTGCTGCAGGCTGTCTTTCGTCACAGGGCGAAGAACTGGTGGAAGATCAGGTTGGAGGTTCCTGGACGGACAGACAGCGCCtgcagagacag gtattATGACTGTCTGAAGGCGGGAACAAAGAGAGGAGCGTTTgacaaacaggagagagaactgctgctgcagctggtggaTAAACATGGAGTTG GTCGCTGGGCGAAGATCGCTGCTGAGATCCCCCACCGTTACGATGCTCAGTGTCTGAGGGAGTGGAGGAAACTCAGCAGGCCACGCCCCCCTGCTGCTCAG AAAACTAAGAGAGCTAAAAAACCACGGAGGAGACGAGCGAAGAAGAAAGGTTCTCCTGTCAGGAGGAGGATCAGGAGGAAACTGATGAAGatcaaggaggaggagagcagtgaggaggagcgggaggagCTGGTGGTGCCATACATGGacagtgatgaggaggaggagaagaagaagaagaagaaggtgaagagggtggaggtgaaggagaaggaGTACATCCTCCCTCCCATACAGGACTGGATTCCAGCAGAGACAGCTCAGCAGGTCAACTTCCTGAGCTTTCGCCCGGTGGTGTTGCCTTCTTCAGGAGATACCCCCCCCGGGGAGCCGGTCCGCTCAACCATCCTGGGCCAGTTTGGACGCTCTGTGATCGTCGGACCAAACCCCAGAGAGCTGCAGTGGGAGGAgcgtcacagcagcagcaccatgATGATGGTGTCAGCTGACCAGCTGCGAGCCCACCTGTACCGGCAGGTAAACAAGTGCAATGACCAGAGCTGCCGCTCCCGAGGTAAGCGCCAGACCGTCAGAAAGAAGCACGCGGGCCGAGTGACGGACACAGCACTGAACTACGAACTGCAGGCCGCCGTCATTCCCTGGATCGGGAACCTGCTGATCCCATCTAAAACCAGACTGACGGCGGCCGACAccctgagggagagaggggagaagacccgcctcccctccacccccatCTTCCTGCTTCTCCTGCAGACCATGAACGTGGACACTGTGGGCTGCAAGGACATGATCGAGCAGAGGAGGAACAGGGTGGTGTTACTAAACCCCCCCGCCGTCCGGATGAAGGACCCAAAGACCATCGCCGGGATGCTGCAGCGGAGGAGGCTGACGACGGAGCAGCTGATGGAGTTagccccacccacctcctcATCAACCAGTCAACACTCACCTGCTGCTTTCCACAGCGACCATGACTACTTCTTCTTTAATCCTAGCCCCACCCCCAAACAACCATCTGACCCCGCCCTAGACATGCCCCTAAAAGTTCaatgcaggaggaggaaacgagggaggggggaggagcaGGACGGGGTGACGAGCAGTCAGGGTGACCAATGTGCAGGTAGGACAGGCGACCCTGGGGGCGGGGCTTGTACAAGGATGACAGGTGACCCTGTGGGCGGGGCTCGTACAGGTGAGATCCAGGAAGGAAAGAGGGTCCGGAAGCTGAGTCAGAAAGCCAGAGCTCTGCAGGACGCTGAG GCTGAAGCCCagaagaagacgaagaggaGGACTTCTTCTCCTCATACTGAGACCAAG gCTGAAGCCCagaagaagacgaagaggaggacttcttcttctccttgtaAAAAGCGTCATTGTGCGTCTCGGAGTAAGCAGGAAGTGGTACAGGTGGACTCTCAGCCTCCCGGGCTGCGTTTACTTCCTGGTCAGTCGATGTGGGTCATGACTCCTGGTGGCTTGGTCCAGCTGGCAGAAGCCCCGCCCCAAGGCCTGCAGTTGGTGTTGGTGCCGGGCCCCCCCCACCTACATCCACCTCCACCTGGGAATATTTTAAGCTGCCCAGTGGCCATGCCCCCCCTGCAGCTCATCCCAATGCCTGGTCTGAGTCAGCCactccctcttcttcccccGCCCACATGTCCCTCTAAGACCCTTCCCCCAACCTTTGTCTTGCAACCTGTCCCAAACCCCAACTCCTCCCCACTCCCCTTTTGTCCCCCCCAGCGTCCCCCTAAACTCTGCCTGCCTTATAATAGCACCGTCAGAGTGGACCCAGCGGAGCCCCCTCCCCTCAGGAGGGAGGCGCTGCAGTTCGACCCGTCTCTGATGTCTCTGGAGCCGCCGCCAGCTGTGCGTGATTGGCTGAGCGGGCGAGGAGGGGTGGTGGTACCTGGAGTGGGCGTGGCTCTGCCCTACCTACCTCCCTTTGTCAGCAGTCTGAGCACGCTCAGTGCGCTGCTCCGGGCCAAGAGATCTCTGACATCCTCGTCCCTGGAGCTTCTGAGTCGAGGCTCCGAACCCCGACACCCCCAAACCACACCACGACCTGACGGCGCTACAGAGACCTCCAGTTCACCTCCACCAGACCTGCCAGACTCCACCTCTGACCTAAGAGCAGCCGGGGACCCGCCAG ctccctctgtcacctctgacctcctgcaggagaaggaggaagaggagcaggaggaagacaAGGCGGAGTTTGTGATAGCCGTGCGTCAGCTGGTGACTGAGCGTTTCTCAGGTAACCCTGCCTACCAGCTGCTGAAGGCCCGCTTCCTTTCCTGCTTCACTGTCCCCGCCCTCCTGGCCACCATCCAGCCAATCAAAGAGAAGACTGTGGCTCGGCCCGCCTctcaagaggaggaggagcaggaggaggaagatgagaaggAGGCGGAGGCGGAGCtaaagaaaatcaaagagagagggaggcagaggagagcagag AGATCTTTGCTGCTGTGTGATGGCTCAGGAGCTCCTGCCAATCACTTCTCAGGAATCATCAACACCAGCACCCCCCCACctgaccagaccagaccagaccggTAG
- the snapc4 gene encoding snRNA-activating protein complex subunit 4 isoform X4: MSVSLSEERDRIQRQVEELEQSLSVTHNELELLSSETGDESGSDDTEDESAGGLLAQRDKIQKEIQNLEDVLGPHSPLCVSDDDDDDDDDDDDDDDSSDESDLGLPLSVDSCLQMNLVYQQVVQETLDQLEKLLTHNHRQQKELVSQLSGPIKEPSREQPAPSSYQQPITMYLGRFLKPYFKDKLTGLGPPANQETKEKTSRMTGCLDDRKLKMKRWESWQKTLLIHSVTRDSLRRQIQPKLSKVDYLSQKLSSAGETDRQQLREQIDSLERDIDLLRGKKEEELIGDRYEEHDWPKISNIDFEGTREAEDIRRFWQNFLHPSISKTPWSQEEVQQLKEVSRRHEERHWETIAQELGTGRTAFMCLQTFQRFVSDSLRHSSWTPAEDDLLRELVDKMRIGNFVPYTQMSYFMEGRDPAQLIYRWNQVLDPSLKKGLWSKEEDELLLQAVFRHRAKNWWKIRLEVPGRTDSACRDRYYDCLKAGTKRGAFDKQERELLLQLVDKHGVGRWAKIAAEIPHRYDAQCLREWRKLSRPRPPAAQKTKRAKKPRRRRAKKKGSPVRRRIRRKLMKIKEEESSEEEREELVVPYMDSDEEEEKKKKKKVKRVEVKEKEYILPPIQDWIPAETAQQVNFLSFRPVVLPSSGDTPPGEPVRSTILGQFGRSVIVGPNPRELQWEERHSSSTMMMVSADQLRAHLYRQVNKCNDQSCRSRGKRQTVRKKHAGRVTDTALNYELQAAVIPWIGNLLIPSKTRLTAADTLRERGEKTRLPSTPIFLLLLQTMNVDTVGCKDMIEQRRNRVVLLNPPAVRMKDPKTIAGMLQRRRLTTEQLMELAPPTSSSTSQHSPAAFHSDHDYFFFNPSPTPKQPSDPALDMPLKVQCRRRKRGRGEEQDGVTSSQGDQCAGRTGDPGGGACTRMTGDPVGGARTGEIQEGKRVRKLSQKARALQDAEAEAQKKTKRRTSSSPCKKRHCASRSKQEVVQVDSQPPGLRLLPGQSMWVMTPGGLVQLAEAPPQGLQLVLVPGPPHLHPPPPGNILSCPVAMPPLQLIPMPGLSQPLPLLPPPTCPSKTLPPTFVLQPVPNPNSSPLPFCPPQRPPKLCLPYNSTVRVDPAEPPPLRREALQFDPSLMSLEPPPAVRDWLSGRGGVVVPGVGVALPYLPPFVSSLSTLSALLRAKRSLTSSSLELLSRGSEPRHPQTTPRPDGATETSSSPPPDLPDSTSDLRAAGDPPAPSVTSDLLQEKEEEEQEEDKAEFVIAVRQLVTERFSGNPAYQLLKARFLSCFTVPALLATIQPIKEKTVARPASQEEEEQEEEDEKEAEAELKKIKERGRQRRAERSLLLCDGSGAPANHFSGIINTSTPPPDQTRPDR; this comes from the exons atgtctgtgtctctgtcagaagagagagacaggatcCAGCGACAGGTGGAGGAGCTGGAACAGAGTCTGTCTGTAACACACAATGAACTGGAGCTGCTGAGCAGTGAGACAG GTGATGAATCAGGAAGTGATGACACAGAGGATGAG TCTGCAGGAGGTCTGTTGGCTCAGAGAGACAAGATCCAGAAGGAGATCCAGAACCTGGAGGACGTCCTCGGTCCACACAGTCCACTCTGTGTATCag atgatgatgatgatgatgatgatgatgatgatgatgatgatgatagcaGTGATGAg agtGACCTGGGGCTGCCTCTTTCTGTGGACTCCTGTCTTCAGATGAACCTGGTCTACCAGCAGGTGGTTCAGGAGACCCTGGACCAGCTGGAGAaactactgacacacaaccacagacaaCAG AAGGAGCTGGTGTCTCAGCTGTCTGGACCAATCAAAGAGCCTTCCAGAGAACAGCCCGCCCCCTCCTCCTACCAGCAGCCAATCACCATGTACCTAGGTCGCTTCCTAAAACCGTACttcaaggacaaactgacaGGACTG GGTcctccagccaatcaggagacAAAGGAGAAGACCAGCAGAATGACAGGATGTTTGGATGACAGGAAGCTGAAAATGAAACGAT GGGAGAGCTGGCAGAAAACCCTGCTGATCCACTCGGTGACCAGAGACAGTCTGAGGAGACAGATCCAACCCAAACTCTCCAA gGTGGACTACCTGAGTCAGAAGCTGTCCTCAGCaggggagacagacaggcagcagctcagagagcaAATAGACAGTTTGGAGAGAGACATCGACCTGCTCAG agggaagaaggaggaggagctgattGGTGATCGATATGAAGAACACGATTGGCCGAAAATCTCCAACAttgat TTTGAAGGGACGAGGGAGGCGGAGGATATCCGTCGTTTCTGGCAGAACTTCCTCCACCCTTCCATCAGTAAGACTCCGTGGAGTCAGGAGGaggtgcagcagctgaaggaggtCAGCAGGAGACACGAGGAGAGACACTGGGAGACCATCGCTCAGGAGctgggg acGGGGAGGACAGCCTTCATGTGTCTTCAGACGTTCCAACGTTTTGTCTCCGACTCGTTGAGACACAGCAGTTGGACTCCGGCTGAAGACGATCTGCTCAGAGAGCTGGTGGACAAGATGAGGATCGGAAACTTCGTCCCCTACACGCAGA tgagTTACTTCATGGAGGGTCGTGACCCTGCTCAGCTGATCTACAGGTGGAACCAGGTGTTGGACCCAAGTCTGAAGAAAGGCTTGTGGagcaaagaggaggatgag ctccTGCTGCAGGCTGTCTTTCGTCACAGGGCGAAGAACTGGTGGAAGATCAGGTTGGAGGTTCCTGGACGGACAGACAGCGCCtgcagagacag gtattATGACTGTCTGAAGGCGGGAACAAAGAGAGGAGCGTTTgacaaacaggagagagaactgctgctgcagctggtggaTAAACATGGAGTTG GTCGCTGGGCGAAGATCGCTGCTGAGATCCCCCACCGTTACGATGCTCAGTGTCTGAGGGAGTGGAGGAAACTCAGCAGGCCACGCCCCCCTGCTGCTCAG AAAACTAAGAGAGCTAAAAAACCACGGAGGAGACGAGCGAAGAAGAAAGGTTCTCCTGTCAGGAGGAGGATCAGGAGGAAACTGATGAAGatcaaggaggaggagagcagtgaggaggagcgggaggagCTGGTGGTGCCATACATGGacagtgatgaggaggaggagaagaagaagaagaagaaggtgaagagggtggaggtgaaggagaaggaGTACATCCTCCCTCCCATACAGGACTGGATTCCAGCAGAGACAGCTCAGCAGGTCAACTTCCTGAGCTTTCGCCCGGTGGTGTTGCCTTCTTCAGGAGATACCCCCCCCGGGGAGCCGGTCCGCTCAACCATCCTGGGCCAGTTTGGACGCTCTGTGATCGTCGGACCAAACCCCAGAGAGCTGCAGTGGGAGGAgcgtcacagcagcagcaccatgATGATGGTGTCAGCTGACCAGCTGCGAGCCCACCTGTACCGGCAGGTAAACAAGTGCAATGACCAGAGCTGCCGCTCCCGAGGTAAGCGCCAGACCGTCAGAAAGAAGCACGCGGGCCGAGTGACGGACACAGCACTGAACTACGAACTGCAGGCCGCCGTCATTCCCTGGATCGGGAACCTGCTGATCCCATCTAAAACCAGACTGACGGCGGCCGACAccctgagggagagaggggagaagacccgcctcccctccacccccatCTTCCTGCTTCTCCTGCAGACCATGAACGTGGACACTGTGGGCTGCAAGGACATGATCGAGCAGAGGAGGAACAGGGTGGTGTTACTAAACCCCCCCGCCGTCCGGATGAAGGACCCAAAGACCATCGCCGGGATGCTGCAGCGGAGGAGGCTGACGACGGAGCAGCTGATGGAGTTagccccacccacctcctcATCAACCAGTCAACACTCACCTGCTGCTTTCCACAGCGACCATGACTACTTCTTCTTTAATCCTAGCCCCACCCCCAAACAACCATCTGACCCCGCCCTAGACATGCCCCTAAAAGTTCaatgcaggaggaggaaacgagggaggggggaggagcaGGACGGGGTGACGAGCAGTCAGGGTGACCAATGTGCAGGTAGGACAGGCGACCCTGGGGGCGGGGCTTGTACAAGGATGACAGGTGACCCTGTGGGCGGGGCTCGTACAGGTGAGATCCAGGAAGGAAAGAGGGTCCGGAAGCTGAGTCAGAAAGCCAGAGCTCTGCAGGACGCTGAG gCTGAAGCCCagaagaagacgaagaggaggacttcttcttctccttgtaAAAAGCGTCATTGTGCGTCTCGGAGTAAGCAGGAAGTGGTACAGGTGGACTCTCAGCCTCCCGGGCTGCGTTTACTTCCTGGTCAGTCGATGTGGGTCATGACTCCTGGTGGCTTGGTCCAGCTGGCAGAAGCCCCGCCCCAAGGCCTGCAGTTGGTGTTGGTGCCGGGCCCCCCCCACCTACATCCACCTCCACCTGGGAATATTTTAAGCTGCCCAGTGGCCATGCCCCCCCTGCAGCTCATCCCAATGCCTGGTCTGAGTCAGCCactccctcttcttcccccGCCCACATGTCCCTCTAAGACCCTTCCCCCAACCTTTGTCTTGCAACCTGTCCCAAACCCCAACTCCTCCCCACTCCCCTTTTGTCCCCCCCAGCGTCCCCCTAAACTCTGCCTGCCTTATAATAGCACCGTCAGAGTGGACCCAGCGGAGCCCCCTCCCCTCAGGAGGGAGGCGCTGCAGTTCGACCCGTCTCTGATGTCTCTGGAGCCGCCGCCAGCTGTGCGTGATTGGCTGAGCGGGCGAGGAGGGGTGGTGGTACCTGGAGTGGGCGTGGCTCTGCCCTACCTACCTCCCTTTGTCAGCAGTCTGAGCACGCTCAGTGCGCTGCTCCGGGCCAAGAGATCTCTGACATCCTCGTCCCTGGAGCTTCTGAGTCGAGGCTCCGAACCCCGACACCCCCAAACCACACCACGACCTGACGGCGCTACAGAGACCTCCAGTTCACCTCCACCAGACCTGCCAGACTCCACCTCTGACCTAAGAGCAGCCGGGGACCCGCCAG ctccctctgtcacctctgacctcctgcaggagaaggaggaagaggagcaggaggaagacaAGGCGGAGTTTGTGATAGCCGTGCGTCAGCTGGTGACTGAGCGTTTCTCAGGTAACCCTGCCTACCAGCTGCTGAAGGCCCGCTTCCTTTCCTGCTTCACTGTCCCCGCCCTCCTGGCCACCATCCAGCCAATCAAAGAGAAGACTGTGGCTCGGCCCGCCTctcaagaggaggaggagcaggaggaggaagatgagaaggAGGCGGAGGCGGAGCtaaagaaaatcaaagagagagggaggcagaggagagcagag AGATCTTTGCTGCTGTGTGATGGCTCAGGAGCTCCTGCCAATCACTTCTCAGGAATCATCAACACCAGCACCCCCCCACctgaccagaccagaccagaccggTAG